GGGTGGGCGGGTTTGGCCGACGTCACAGCGAGCTGTGGCAGACCTCGTCACGCCACCGCCGAACGAGCGAGCAAGGAGGCCAAACCCGCCCACTCGCCTCCGCCCGTTCGCATGAGATCGCGCAGCGCTGAGCCGCCCTTCGTTTCTCCCCTACCCCACCAAGTCAGGGAGCCGCGCACGCATCGAGCGCAGGAACTGCCGCGCCGCGCGTTCGCGCGAGGACGGATCGGACTCCGCGAGGATCGCCGAGAGGAGCGAGCTTCCGACGATGACGCCTTCGGCGAGCCCGCGAAGCCGCGTGAGGTCGCTGGACGCGCCGAGACCGAAGCCGACGCAGCGCGGGAGCGGGGTGTGCTCGCGACATCGCGCGAGGAGACGCTCGAGCCCGGGATCGGTCGCGCCGGAGCCCGTGACGCCGAGTCGCGCGACGACGTAGAGGAACCCCCGCGCGCGCGCCGCGATGGCCGGGAGCCGGGCAGGACCCGTGGTGGGAGCGACGAGCGTGATCGTGTCGAGCCCGGACCGGTCCATGGCGTTCCAGAGATCCGGGTCCTCGCCGGGGGGAAGGTCCACCAGGATCACGCCGTCGACGCCTGCATGGGCGGCCTCCCGCGCGAACCGCTCCGCGCCGAGCCGCACGACGGGATTCACGTAGGTCATGAGCACGATCGGCGTCTCGTGACGCTCGCGAATCCGGCGCGCCTCTCGGAGGGCACCCTCCAGCGTCGCTCCGGAGGCGAGCGCGCGCCGCGAGGTCTCCTGGATCACGGGGCCGTCGGCGAGCGGATCGCTGAACGGCACG
This Candidatus Eisenbacteria bacterium DNA region includes the following protein-coding sequences:
- the trpA gene encoding tryptophan synthase subunit alpha, producing MPGSGAIGRALDRAIADRRGALLPFLTSGFPDPEESIRLALAACEEGADALELGVPFSDPLADGPVIQETSRRALASGATLEGALREARRIRERHETPIVLMTYVNPVVRLGAERFAREAAHAGVDGVILVDLPPGEDPDLWNAMDRSGLDTITLVAPTTGPARLPAIAARARGFLYVVARLGVTGSGATDPGLERLLARCREHTPLPRCVGFGLGASSDLTRLRGLAEGVIVGSSLLSAILAESDPSSRERAARQFLRSMRARLPDLVG